A genomic region of Oncorhynchus mykiss isolate Arlee chromosome 2, USDA_OmykA_1.1, whole genome shotgun sequence contains the following coding sequences:
- the LOC110492452 gene encoding coiled-coil domain-containing protein 34, which yields MSSFPASASKSFSSTPLKTYQDSGRELHRSKSVDYDSTGDSTYSLLSPIYHDSYESDEDLSAAHHVHQIDTSATQSDDARPLSPIRDDPQQKPPERRAVTEAEDPEACLSAWERWLVCKAKEERLRIEKKAEEERLLRERNEEQEREQQKKKMVVEEKIQEWLQMKKEQEKQEKLLKERKEQKEMQRQQQKQREIEQKAAEKYREWLRRKNLEKMESERRAKEEAASREAQERERRQRAEENFKEWLRAQDKSRPSPNAPGCPRGGYDNVTYPSPSFYNPIPWKPIHVPPPEKTPVKKTSHRKRPSQPKYQNSPSIPFRLRDTVSSAARLQRR from the exons ATGTCAAGCTTTCCTGCCTCCGCCTCCAAGAGTTTCAGCTCGACTCCTCTGAAGACTTACCAGGACAGCGGCAGGGAACTGCACCGGTCCAAGAGTGTGGACTATGACTCAACAGGCGACTCCACCTACTCTCTGCTCTCCCCCATCTACCATGACAGCTATGAGAGTGATGAGGACCTGTCTGCAGCTCACCACGTACATCAGATAGACACCTCAGCCACACAGAGTGATGACGCCAGACCCCTCTCACCCATCAG agatgaTCCACAACAGAAGcccccagagaggagagcagtAACTGAGGCGGAGGATCCAGAGGCATGTCTCTCTGCCTGGGAGAGGTGGCTGGTCTGCAAAGCCAAAGAGGAGAGACTCAGAATAGAAAAGAAAGCAGAAGAG GAGCGCCTACTGAGGGAGAGGAatgaggaacaggagagagagcagcagaagaAGAAGATGGTGGTGGAGGAGAAGATCCAGGAGTGGCTGCAGATGAAGAAAGAACAG GAGAAGCAGGAGAAATTGCTGAAGGAGAGAAAAGAGCAGAAGGAGAtgcagaggcagcagcagaagCAGAGGGAGATTGAACAGAAAGCAGCGGAGAAGTACAGAGAGTGGCTACGGAGGAAGAACCTGGAGAAaatggagagcgagaggagagcgaAG GAGGAGGCAGCCAGCAGAGAGGCTCAGGAGAGGGAgcgcagacagagagcagaggaaaACTTTAAGGAATGGCTTCGTGCCCAGGACAAGAGCCGACCCAGTCCCAATGCACCCGGCTGCCCTCGAG GTGGCTATGACAATGTAACGTACCCATCTCCCAGCTTCTACAACCCAATCCCATGGAAGCCCATCCACGTCCCGCCACCAGAGAAAACACCAGTGAAGAAGACTTCCCACAGGAAACGGCCAAGTCAGCCCAAGTACCAGAACAGCCCCAGCATCCCATTCAGACTCAGAGACACTGTAAGCTCGGCAGCTCGCCTGCAGAGGAGATGA